Genomic DNA from Wolbachia endosymbiont of Aedes albopictus:
CCACGAACTATCATACCGCCGCGGTACCTCCCAGCATAGATCCCGCTAACAGGTAGCGGGATGACGAATTGCTTAACCGTTATACCGTCACAAACCGTCATACCGCGATTCATTCGCGGTATCTCGCTAACATGTAGCGGGATGACAGCAGTCCTACATCATATCGTCACGGTATCTCTTGGCATAGATCCCGCTAACAGGTAGCGGGATGACGAATTGCTTAACCGTTATACCGCCGCGAACCGTCATACCGCGATTCATTCGTGGTATCTCTCAGCATAGATCCCGCTAACAAGTAGCGGGATGACAGCAATCCTACGTCATACCGTCACGGTATCTCATCCGCTAACACATAGCGGAATGACGAATTACTTAGAGCTTGTCAAGTAAGTTTTTTCGTTTAATCCGTTTCTATAAATCCAGATTTCAGCGTTATGCGCTGGAATGACAACGTAAGGTAAATTTTTCAACATCCAAAAATTACAGAATTTAGTCTGTTTAATTAAGTGTGAACTGTTACACGAAAATTTTGTAAACAGATTAATATGCCCTGTTTTTGCTATTCATCTAAAAATGGAACCATAGAGTACGTTGATGAGCATAAGCAAATTTTAATGCAAAGATTACTATCAGAAAATAGATTATGCAAAAGGTCTAATTATTCTGCCGCAATTTTGCTCTATCACACTTGCCACATTTAATATTCCAGCTTCGTCATAATAATTTCCAATCACTTGCAAGGCAAGTGGTAAACCCTCATTGGAAAGCCCAACAGGAACAGAAATAGCAGGTAATCCTGCAAGACTTGCTGGCACGGTAAACACATCATTGATGCACATAATTAGCGGATCTGGCTTTTCATTTAAGCCAAAAGCTTCTGTTGGAGCAGATGGTACAAGTATGTAATCTATTTTTTCAAACGCTTTTATAAAATCATTTCTGATTAATGCTCTAATGCACTGCGCTTTTTCATAATATTCATTATAATGACCTGAAGAAAGCGCATAAGCGCCAATTAAAATTCTTCTTTTCACCTCTTTGCCAAAACCTTCTGCTCTTGTTAGTGAATACATTTCTTCAAGGGTATCAGCATCAACCCTTAATCCATAACGCACACCATCGTAACGAGCAAGATTGGATGAAGTTTCAGCAGAACAGATTAAATAATACACCGGTATTGCATATTTAGTATGTGGCAGAGTAATGTCAACAACTTCAGCGCCATTTTCTTTTAAATAGGAAGCAACTCTTTCCCAATTATGAACTATTTCCTCTGAAATTCCATCCATCCTATATTCTTTTGGTATACCAATACACTTACCCTTGACATTACCATTTATAAAGCTAGAAAATTTAGGCACTGGCTTTTCGCTCGATGTTGAATCTTTTTTATCATAGCCACAAATTGCTTCCAGCATTAATGCTGAATCAGAGACAGAACGAGTAATGACTCCTGCTTGATCCAGAGAACTCGCAAATGCAATCATACCAAAACGCGAGCATCTTCCATAAGTTGGCTTTATTCCAACTACTCCACAATAAGCTGCTGGTTGGCGTACAGATCCACCGGTGTCGCTTCCTAACGCTCCAGCGCATAAAAATCCAGCAACCGATGCTGCAGATCCACCAGATGATCCACCAGGAACAACTTTTTCCCCATCACTTTTTCTAATCCACACATTTTCAACAGGGCCAAAATAGCTGTTTGTGTTCGCAGAACCCATAGCAAATTCATCCATATTAAGCTTACCGAGCATGGCTGCTCCACTTTTTAAAAGCAAGTCAGACACTGTAGATTCGTAAGTCGGAACGAAATTTTCCAGCATTTTTGAGCATGCTGTTGTTTTTATTCCTTTTGTACAGAATAGATCTTTGATGCCAACTGGTATACCCATGAGTGGCGAGATTAAATCATCCTTTTGCCTAGAGAAATGTTCATCTGCAGCTTTAGCAGCTTTCATTGCTATCTCTGGGGTTTTTGTTATAAATGCATTTAATTTCTCATTTTCAACCGCACTGATGTGCGCCTCCACGAGTTCAACAGCGGAAAAACTCCTTTTTTTGAGCCCGTCATGCATTTGTGTAATACTTAACTTTTTTAGTTCATTCATCAATATTTAATTTTTAGCAAGACGTTAATTATAACATGGCACGATAAAAAATCCATACATTTATAGTTACAGCTAGAAATATAGCTAAGAACCTGTACATAATTGATGCTTAGAGTGTAAAGAACGCAGATACTGCTGAAGAAAAAGGCTAGATGCTGGTAAAAAAATCTCAGGGCCATATCGCAGTTGATACTCAAGTTTTACCACATGCAATTTATGTAACAACTGCAGGAACAACTGGCTGCAGCAGTGCTGTGAGAATGGTCAACAATGCAAAAGAAAACCTTTCTGGAGTTAAAGATATACTGGTTGATGCAGGCTATACAGGAAGGAATTTTGCAATGCAAATAAAAGATATTATTGGTGCAACTGTTGAAGTAATAAAGCGAAGTGAATTTGAACAGGCTCTTACAAAGTATACAAAAAACGTTTACAATCAACGTTCAACGTGATAAATTAAAGATGGTTTATTCCTCGGTAGCTCAGTGGTAGAGCATTTGGCTGTTAACCAAATGGTCGCTGGTTCGAACCCGGCCCGGGGAGCTCTTCTCTATGAAATTCTAGTGTTAATCTTATATGGGCATTAAATCAATCGTTTTATGTATACTAGATGGCTGGGGAAATGGCGTAGAAAGCAGTAAATATAATGCTATTAGCAACGCAAATCCACCCTGTTGGCAATATATTAGCTCTAATTATCCAAAATGCAGTTTATCCGCCTGTGGAGCTGATGTTGGGTTACCAGGTAGTCAAATAGGTAATTCAGAAGTTGGCCATATGAATATTGGCAGTGGTAGAGTAGTAATGCAAAGCCTTCAGCGCATTAATCAAGAGATTGGAACAATAGAAAACAATGTAAATCTACAAAGTTTTATTAGTAATCTAAAAAGTAAGAACGGAGTATGCCATATAATGGGATTAGTGTCAGATGGCGGTGTTCATTCGCATCAAAAGCATATTTCGACTTTAGCAAATAAAATATCACAGTATGGAATCAAAGTGGTGATACATGCATTTTTAGATGGCAGAGACACATTACCAAATTCAGGAAAAAAATGCATTCAAGAATTTATAAAGAGTATAAAGGGAAATGACATAAGAATTGCTACTGTTTCTGGGCGTTACTATGCTATGGATCGTGATAACAGGTGGGAGAGAACAATTGAAGCTTATGAGGCTATCGCATTTGCAAAGGCACCTCGTCATGATAATGCAGTATTGTTGATTGATGAAAATTATCAAAATAACATAACTGATGAGTTTGTCAGGCCTGCAGTAATAGGTGATTATCAAGGTATAAAACCAGAAGATGGAGTGCTGTTGGCTAACTTTCGTGCTGATCGAATGATACAATTAGCAAGTATTTTGCTTAGTGAAACAAACCATACTGAAATAGCAAAACTCTCTTCAATTTTAAGCATGATGAAATATAAAGAAGATCTCAAAATTCCTTATATTTTTCCTCCTATATCTTTTGCTAACACTTTAGGACAAACAATAGAAGACAATAAATTGCAACAATTACGCATCGCTGAAACCGAAAAATACGCTCATGTGACTTTCTTTTTCAATTGTGGAAAAGAAGAACCTTTCTCTGGTGAAGAAAGAATACTCATTCCCTCACCAAAAGTTCAAACTTATGATTTGCAGCCCGAAATGTCAGCCTTCAAGCTCACAGAAAAGCTTGTAGAAAAAATTCACTCCCAAAAATTCGCACTGATAGTTGTAAATTACGCTAATCCTGATATGGTAGGGCATACAGGTAATATAAAAGCAGCCGAGAAAGCTGTGCTAGCTGTAGATGGTTGTCTTGCGAAAGTGCTGAGTGCTGTTAAAAAGTCAAGCAACACCGCATTAATTGTTACTGCAGACCATGGTAATGTGGAATGTATGTTCGATAAAGAAAATAATACACCTCATACAGCACACACTCTAAATAAAGTGCCATTTATTGTGTCTTGCGATAATCTAAAACTAAGAGACGGAAGGTTATCTGATATTGCCCCTACTATTTTACAGCTACTTAGAATTAAGAAACCTGATGAAATGACAGGTAGTTCGTTGATTGTATAGTACACCTTATGCTACTATAACTCTACTGTTGAGGGTTGGTTCTCATTAGGAAACAAAACACTGTGCATAGCAGATAGCATATCTATTTGCTGCTCTAAATGACCATGCTCTGCTTCCACATTAGAGTACCGAATATTGTTTTCTCCAGCATATACAGATAAAGAACCATCGTCTTCAACCGCTTTGTTGTTTTGCAATATTATATTAAAAACTCTCTTCTGTTTTAAAGCCTCAAACCAATCTTCAACTGTCGTGTAGAAAAACTCACCCGTTCCGCTTTCTGGACATACTTCTGAATAAATCTTCAGTACATCACGGGAAAGTGGTGGAGAAAAATAGCTTTTGAATGAGTAGCTG
This window encodes:
- the gatA gene encoding Asp-tRNA(Asn)/Glu-tRNA(Gln) amidotransferase subunit GatA, translated to MNELKKLSITQMHDGLKKRSFSAVELVEAHISAVENEKLNAFITKTPEIAMKAAKAADEHFSRQKDDLISPLMGIPVGIKDLFCTKGIKTTACSKMLENFVPTYESTVSDLLLKSGAAMLGKLNMDEFAMGSANTNSYFGPVENVWIRKSDGEKVVPGGSSGGSAASVAGFLCAGALGSDTGGSVRQPAAYCGVVGIKPTYGRCSRFGMIAFASSLDQAGVITRSVSDSALMLEAICGYDKKDSTSSEKPVPKFSSFINGNVKGKCIGIPKEYRMDGISEEIVHNWERVASYLKENGAEVVDITLPHTKYAIPVYYLICSAETSSNLARYDGVRYGLRVDADTLEEMYSLTRAEGFGKEVKRRILIGAYALSSGHYNEYYEKAQCIRALIRNDFIKAFEKIDYILVPSAPTEAFGLNEKPDPLIMCINDVFTVPASLAGLPAISVPVGLSNEGLPLALQVIGNYYDEAGILNVASVIEQNCGRIIRPFA
- the gpmI gene encoding 2,3-bisphosphoglycerate-independent phosphoglycerate mutase, which translates into the protein MGIKSIVLCILDGWGNGVESSKYNAISNANPPCWQYISSNYPKCSLSACGADVGLPGSQIGNSEVGHMNIGSGRVVMQSLQRINQEIGTIENNVNLQSFISNLKSKNGVCHIMGLVSDGGVHSHQKHISTLANKISQYGIKVVIHAFLDGRDTLPNSGKKCIQEFIKSIKGNDIRIATVSGRYYAMDRDNRWERTIEAYEAIAFAKAPRHDNAVLLIDENYQNNITDEFVRPAVIGDYQGIKPEDGVLLANFRADRMIQLASILLSETNHTEIAKLSSILSMMKYKEDLKIPYIFPPISFANTLGQTIEDNKLQQLRIAETEKYAHVTFFFNCGKEEPFSGEERILIPSPKVQTYDLQPEMSAFKLTEKLVEKIHSQKFALIVVNYANPDMVGHTGNIKAAEKAVLAVDGCLAKVLSAVKKSSNTALIVTADHGNVECMFDKENNTPHTAHTLNKVPFIVSCDNLKLRDGRLSDIAPTILQLLRIKKPDEMTGSSLIV